The Deltaproteobacteria bacterium genome has a segment encoding these proteins:
- a CDS encoding fibronectin type III domain-containing protein, with the protein MNYRLGAFCLSLLLLAGAGAAHAEITVTITGIVPVDGHVGAGETATIAWKIEGGSTSGTYEVVVGGDGTPDTGEQVTDDNGSGSFTGTATGTTQISADQDLGEDGEYVIYVVAVNSSDEADYGSASTTITYDTPPESVTGVSAGSGDQRVFVTWAAHEDEDIDHYIVYYGNSSGSDKEDYIGADASEGTSPIDVGNVTEALLSGLSNNVKYYMRVSAVDTSGTESPLSVEVSATPTDAQGAADLSEDTDGCFIATAAFGSYDHARVKTLRAFRDDVLKKTAWGRAFVAAYYRVSPPIAEHVAAHPALRFAVRAALVPVAFAADVLMSGHASIIASALGMAVLGAFMRLRPGRRGDRA; encoded by the coding sequence TTGAATTACCGGCTGGGCGCCTTTTGTCTCTCCCTGCTGCTTCTGGCCGGTGCCGGAGCCGCGCACGCGGAGATCACTGTCACCATTACGGGGATTGTCCCGGTCGACGGCCACGTCGGTGCGGGCGAAACCGCGACCATCGCCTGGAAAATCGAGGGCGGCAGCACCTCTGGCACCTATGAGGTCGTGGTCGGCGGCGACGGCACGCCCGACACCGGCGAACAGGTCACCGACGACAACGGCAGCGGATCCTTCACCGGCACCGCCACCGGCACCACACAGATTTCGGCCGATCAGGATCTGGGCGAAGACGGCGAATACGTCATTTACGTCGTTGCGGTAAACAGCTCGGACGAGGCCGACTACGGCTCGGCCAGCACGACCATCACCTACGACACGCCGCCCGAGTCCGTGACCGGCGTCTCGGCGGGCAGCGGTGACCAGCGGGTTTTCGTGACGTGGGCCGCCCACGAAGACGAGGACATCGACCACTACATCGTTTACTACGGAAACAGCTCCGGTTCGGACAAGGAAGACTACATCGGCGCGGACGCCTCGGAGGGCACGAGCCCCATCGATGTGGGCAATGTGACCGAGGCGCTGCTCTCGGGCCTGTCGAACAACGTGAAGTATTACATGCGCGTCTCGGCGGTCGACACCTCCGGCACCGAGAGCCCGCTTTCGGTCGAGGTCTCGGCCACGCCGACCGACGCCCAAGGTGCGGCGGACCTGTCCGAAGACACCGACGGGTGTTTCATCGCCACCGCGGCGTTCGGTTCGTACGATCACGCGCGCGTGAAAACGCTGCGCGCATTTCGCGACGATGTGCTCAAGAAGACCGCGTGGGGCCGCGCGTTCGTCGCGGCATACTATCGCGTGAGCCCGCCCATCGCCGAGCACGTTGCGGCGCATCCCGCCCTGCGTTTCGCGGTGCGCGCCGCGCTCGTTCCGGTCGCGTTCGCGGCGGACGTCCTGATGTCCGGACACGCGTCGATCATCGCCTCGGCGCTCGGCATGGCCGTGCTGGGCGCGTTCATGCGGCTGCGCCCGGGCCGCCGGGGGGATCGCGCATGA
- the truA gene encoding tRNA pseudouridine(38-40) synthase TruA: protein MPNYLLTLSYDGTDFHGWQSQPSDRTVQDVLESALAKLFEPGIRATAAGRTDAGVHALCLPVNFHAARERDPDLVRRALSALLPYDVEVRSCRIVPGEFSARFSARSRIYRYRIETGRFRDPITRRFAWQIPIELDTDAMQNALPLLAGEHDFGSFRSAGCVAKSPVRTILRAELKRPEPRRWELGFEATGFLRGMVRAIVGTLVEVGLGRRPPQEIEDLLRLPDRARAGRSAPACGLFFTGARYGDSYSEVTECVWE, encoded by the coding sequence ATGCCCAATTACCTGCTGACCTTGTCCTACGACGGAACCGATTTTCACGGCTGGCAATCCCAGCCGTCGGACCGGACCGTGCAGGACGTGCTGGAATCCGCACTCGCAAAGCTGTTCGAGCCCGGTATCCGCGCCACCGCCGCGGGACGCACCGACGCCGGCGTTCACGCCCTCTGCCTGCCCGTCAATTTCCATGCGGCGCGCGAACGCGATCCCGATCTCGTGCGTCGCGCGCTCTCGGCGCTGCTGCCGTACGACGTCGAGGTGCGTTCGTGCCGAATCGTGCCCGGCGAATTTTCCGCGCGGTTTTCGGCCCGGTCGCGGATCTACCGCTACCGCATCGAAACGGGGCGATTTCGCGATCCCATCACGCGCCGATTCGCCTGGCAAATCCCCATTGAACTCGACACGGACGCGATGCAGAATGCGCTCCCGTTGCTGGCCGGGGAACACGATTTCGGTTCGTTCCGGTCCGCGGGGTGCGTGGCGAAATCGCCCGTGCGGACGATCCTGCGCGCCGAGCTGAAGCGGCCCGAACCCCGGCGATGGGAACTGGGGTTCGAGGCCACGGGGTTTTTGCGCGGGATGGTCCGCGCCATCGTGGGAACGCTCGTCGAGGTGGGGCTGGGCCGCCGGCCCCCGCAGGAAATCGAAGACCTGTTGCGCTTGCCGGACAGGGCGCGCGCGGGACGATCGGCGCCCGCGTGCGGTCTATTTTTTACCGGCGCCAGGTATGGGGACTCGTATTCAGAGGTGACCGAATGCGTCTGGGAATGA
- a CDS encoding alkaline phosphatase family protein, giving the protein MRLGMIVIAAALILASVFAPAFAHAEPKVIILGFDGMDPVLTQKFMDEGLMPNASKLAAQGHYSKLATSNPSASPVAWSSFAVGGNAARHGIFDFLRRMPGSYYPEFAMVTPSEKPLLPSQGLRYGIGIGAGLLAFFLIFVLLRFVAKSTPIRLGVALVVGGVAGGFATFAILTWVPSSLPIPIFNRLGNAFWEIAGEAGIKTTAIRMPNTFPSKATPNVKLLAGLGIPDVRQTNGTYTMYSSEKEASGDTEMGGRLVPVSVLGDRVESKILGPKNFTMKDKPGVKSLPDTTAPFTVKIDRASKSAQITVQGVTQRVEMGKFSDFFTVEFTLNPLLKLQGIAKFALIAIEPEFRLYLTPVNFNPAKMPPNVRISNPANFSAQLAGANGLYKTLGWQEETWALNELQITEELFLDDLYRIMGRIEKIIVSELEKKDSRLFVGVFEGTDRLQHMFWRYWDEKHPLYDSTDAQTHLGEFSKMYREVDRIIGVVMNRFVDDDTLFMVVSDHGFQSFRKAVNINTWLVENGFMTLKGQENVRDRNLDDLFGQGEFWPNVDWSRTKAYHLGLGQVYINLFDREPEGSVMKTDYEALQNELRQKMLAFLDPEDGTPVFKDVYRRQDIYKGPAYDFAPDIILGFNEGYRVSWQSSLGGIPKGLIAPNDRKWSGDHCSVDPSLTAGIIFTNRKVTKAEPSIFDIAPTVLQTFSLKGGDDIDGKPLF; this is encoded by the coding sequence ATGCGTCTGGGAATGATCGTAATCGCGGCGGCGCTGATTCTGGCGTCGGTTTTCGCTCCCGCCTTCGCGCACGCCGAACCCAAGGTCATCATCCTCGGGTTCGACGGCATGGACCCCGTGCTCACGCAGAAGTTCATGGACGAGGGGCTCATGCCCAACGCGTCCAAACTCGCGGCGCAGGGACACTACTCCAAGCTCGCCACGTCGAACCCGAGCGCGTCGCCGGTCGCGTGGTCATCGTTCGCGGTGGGCGGCAACGCCGCGCGGCACGGCATTTTCGACTTCCTGCGGCGCATGCCGGGCAGCTACTACCCGGAATTCGCCATGGTCACGCCGTCGGAAAAACCTCTCCTGCCAAGTCAGGGACTTCGCTACGGCATCGGGATCGGCGCGGGCCTCCTGGCCTTCTTCCTCATCTTCGTGCTGCTTCGCTTCGTCGCGAAGAGCACGCCGATCCGACTCGGCGTCGCGCTCGTCGTCGGCGGCGTGGCGGGCGGATTCGCCACCTTCGCCATCCTGACCTGGGTGCCGTCGTCGCTGCCCATTCCGATCTTCAACCGATTGGGCAATGCATTTTGGGAGATTGCGGGCGAGGCGGGAATCAAGACGACCGCGATCCGCATGCCCAATACGTTTCCGTCAAAGGCGACACCGAACGTCAAGCTGCTCGCGGGTCTCGGCATTCCCGACGTGCGTCAGACGAACGGCACCTACACGATGTATTCGTCGGAGAAAGAGGCGTCAGGTGACACCGAGATGGGCGGACGGCTCGTGCCGGTGTCCGTGCTCGGCGACCGCGTGGAATCGAAGATCCTCGGCCCTAAAAATTTCACAATGAAGGACAAGCCCGGCGTGAAGTCGCTGCCCGACACGACCGCGCCGTTCACGGTCAAGATCGACCGCGCTTCGAAATCCGCGCAGATCACCGTCCAGGGTGTGACGCAGCGCGTGGAGATGGGCAAGTTCAGCGACTTTTTCACCGTTGAGTTTACCCTCAATCCGCTGCTCAAACTGCAGGGCATCGCCAAGTTCGCGTTGATCGCGATCGAGCCCGAGTTCCGGCTCTATCTCACGCCGGTCAATTTCAACCCGGCCAAGATGCCGCCGAACGTGCGCATCTCGAATCCGGCGAATTTCTCGGCGCAGCTTGCCGGGGCGAACGGCCTCTACAAGACGCTGGGCTGGCAGGAAGAGACGTGGGCGCTCAACGAGCTTCAGATCACCGAGGAACTTTTCCTCGACGACCTGTATCGGATCATGGGACGCATCGAGAAGATCATCGTATCCGAGCTGGAGAAAAAGGACTCGCGGCTTTTCGTCGGCGTCTTCGAGGGCACCGACCGGCTCCAGCACATGTTCTGGCGTTACTGGGACGAGAAGCATCCCCTTTACGACAGCACCGACGCGCAAACGCACCTCGGGGAATTTTCGAAGATGTACCGCGAGGTGGACCGCATCATCGGCGTCGTGATGAACCGCTTTGTCGATGACGACACGCTCTTCATGGTCGTGTCGGACCACGGCTTCCAGTCGTTCCGCAAGGCCGTAAACATCAACACCTGGCTCGTCGAAAACGGCTTCATGACGCTCAAGGGCCAGGAGAACGTCCGCGACCGCAACCTCGACGACCTGTTCGGCCAGGGTGAGTTCTGGCCCAACGTCGATTGGTCCCGGACGAAGGCGTACCACCTCGGCCTTGGCCAAGTGTACATCAACCTCTTCGACCGCGAGCCCGAGGGCTCGGTCATGAAGACCGACTACGAGGCGCTGCAAAACGAGCTACGCCAGAAAATGCTGGCCTTCCTCGACCCCGAGGACGGCACGCCGGTTTTCAAGGACGTGTATCGACGGCAGGACATCTACAAGGGCCCGGCGTACGATTTCGCGCCCGACATCATTCTCGGGTTCAATGAGGGCTACCGCGTCTCGTGGCAGAGTTCGCTCGGCGGCATTCCCAAGGGCCTCATCGCCCCCAACGACCGCAAGTGGAGCGGCGATCACTGCTCCGTCGATCCGTCGCTGACCGCGGGCATCATTTTCACTAACCGTAAAGTGACGAAAGCGGAGCCCTCGATCTTCGACATCGCGCCGACGGTGCTCCAGACGTTCTCTCTAAAGGGCGGGGACGACATCGACGGAAAACCGCTGTTCTGA